Proteins from a genomic interval of Oscillatoria salina IIICB1:
- a CDS encoding beta strand repeat-containing protein, giving the protein MATFNPTTTEELIQAIQDANANAEADTINLVSGATYTITGNETGVPFTATAEDPNNPGLNQFPDGVSGLPNITSEIVINGNGATIERSPTATGNFRLFYVSIPGNLTLNDVTLTNGRAEDEAVGPGILGNNAPDDGGAIFNRGTLTVNDSTFSNNAAVDDGGAIANEGQFATLTVNNTDFINNTAEGDGGGDDGGGAIDNNAGGTLILEGNTFEGNSGDEGGAIRNRGGSEIQDNGNNTFSNNEPNNVELEDDPAVDDPPFNTVPGDQNVLLGSTLTFADDVSDTGNLITVNDPDTATLDVTLTATNGTLNLGPTVPAGVTTTGDGTDTITLSGPVADLNTALDGLGFVPTAEGTGTIQIETNDGTSTDTDTVEITIAGTNNPPVFDQDPFTFDVEEASTAGTAVGTVTATDPDTGDTLTYSIIDGNTDGDSDTNLAFAIDPATGAITVNDPDDIVNGTDPEFTLTVEVEDSFGASTTATVNVNVNEVGDNPPEFSLDTFTFDIEDGSTAGTEVGTVTATDLDDDIVSYSITGGNDDGDDGDGELPFAIDPATGAITVNDPDDIVNGTDPEFTLTVEVTDANGNTDTAEVQVNIGDVTGTLIDAVDDEATTALDTPVTISILDNDTFGTLVTIEVDDDSATNGTVEINDNGTTADFSDDFLVFTPNAGFDGFEDFNYTITDETGSDTATVIVEVGGDVIATIDAVDDLAETEAATPVTIDILDNDIFDTLDSLEIEFDSVINGTVEVNDNGTTADFTDDFIVYTPDAGFDGVEDFTYTITSGDDSDTATVEITVGAILSTLDAVDDEAITDTNTPVTIPILDNDNLGDGLSQQLTIDDTTLLNGTVEINDNGTTADFSDDFVVYTPDPDFEGVEDFNYTITDGTNTDTAEVTVSIGVVDTSIDAVEDEATTEAATPVTINILDNDIFDSATLQDIQIDFAEVINGTVEINDNGTTADFSDDFVVYTPDAGFTGVEDFSYTITDDTGTDSAEVSITVGDVITTIDAVDDEATTEAATPVTINILDNDIFGTLDSLEIDFAEVINGTVEINDNGTTADFSDDFIVYTPDAGFTGVEDFTYTITDDTGTDSAEVSITVGDVITTIDAVDDEATTEAATPVTVSILDNDTFGTLENLEIDFAEVIGGTVEINDGGTTADFSDDFIVYTPDAGFTGVEDFSYTITDDTGTDSAQVSITVGDVIATIDAVDDLAETELATPVTINILDNDTFDAATLESIEIDFSDIFNGTVEINDNGTTADFSDDFIVFTPDEGFSGTEDFDYTITDGTGSDTAKVIITVDEDVVITTIDAVDDLAETDAATPITINILDNDTFDADTIEAIEVDFADVFNGTVEINDNGTTADFSDDFIVYTPDADFDGIEDFEYTITDATGSDTATVVVGVNEVVVGATLDAVDDTASAEAATPVTIDILDNDVFDTIDSLEIDFNDLLNGTVEVLDNGTPTDLTDDVIVYTPNDTFRGVERFDYTITSGDESDSASVTVTVTETDDPNQPPVAGDDTATTDLGIPVNINVLANDSDPDGDPLSLSIINAPDNGTATVNNNGTPTDLTDDFITYTPTGDFVGEDTFVYQVDDGNGGTDTATVTVTVADDGGDVVLMPPTNNVFPIGGNPNQDATLKFTLTGVDAALVNQIGVFEVDDDAGAIGTLEPGDSGYITAALNSGQVIFSALSSESPDFFDTQFLGDDAMRILSGFQGSDRLGFYLIQGSTSEAVLSGDTPQSNVLLGFASNGGDEVLSVDEISDGLFQLSFEDTPDVSGDDAPFGDLVVTAQVTNEDPVIGAGLQGEVELIDLREFQGEQLQTQIIATGEAQLDNRGGLYIVQDTDGTVFDPVTGQFVTPGQANYAEAALRNSVIEFNRVDPDVFNIAGGFLYAPYMQIGGDSDQTLFAFNEANPQGFDASRLLADNTFGFEDVVSATELSDYDDFAFQVNFAADV; this is encoded by the coding sequence ATGGCGACTTTCAATCCGACAACAACAGAAGAACTCATCCAAGCAATTCAAGATGCCAATGCTAATGCTGAAGCAGACACAATCAACCTAGTTTCTGGTGCTACTTACACAATTACAGGTAATGAAACAGGCGTACCATTTACCGCCACAGCCGAAGATCCTAACAATCCAGGTTTAAACCAGTTTCCTGATGGAGTTTCTGGATTACCTAACATTACCAGCGAAATTGTTATCAACGGTAACGGAGCAACCATTGAGCGCTCTCCAACGGCGACAGGCAACTTCCGACTTTTTTATGTATCAATACCAGGAAACCTAACTCTTAATGACGTAACCCTTACGAATGGCAGGGCAGAAGATGAAGCTGTAGGCCCAGGTATATTAGGAAACAATGCACCAGATGATGGTGGAGCTATTTTCAACCGGGGTACACTAACCGTAAATGATAGCACCTTCAGCAATAACGCGGCTGTGGATGATGGGGGAGCGATCGCTAATGAAGGTCAGTTTGCTACTCTCACAGTAAATAATACTGATTTCATCAATAATACTGCCGAAGGTGATGGCGGTGGTGACGATGGTGGTGGCGCGATCGATAATAACGCTGGAGGTACTCTAATCCTTGAAGGAAATACCTTTGAAGGAAATAGTGGTGACGAAGGTGGTGCAATCCGCAACCGTGGCGGTAGCGAAATTCAAGATAACGGCAACAATACTTTCAGTAACAATGAACCAAACAACGTTGAACTAGAAGATGACCCTGCCGTTGACGATCCACCATTTAATACCGTCCCAGGCGATCAGAATGTACTCCTCGGTTCAACACTAACTTTTGCAGATGATGTCAGCGACACTGGTAACTTAATCACTGTCAACGATCCTGATACAGCCACACTAGATGTAACCCTAACAGCAACCAACGGGACGCTGAATTTAGGTCCCACAGTTCCAGCAGGAGTAACAACTACAGGAGATGGTACCGATACAATTACCTTAAGTGGTCCCGTTGCCGATCTCAACACAGCTTTAGACGGTCTAGGTTTTGTTCCCACCGCCGAAGGTACAGGAACTATCCAAATTGAAACCAATGACGGAACTTCAACCGATACCGACACCGTTGAGATAACTATTGCCGGAACTAACAATCCCCCTGTGTTCGATCAAGATCCTTTTACTTTCGACGTTGAAGAAGCAAGCACTGCTGGTACCGCAGTTGGGACAGTAACAGCCACAGACCCAGATACAGGTGATACCCTGACATATTCCATTATTGATGGAAACACTGATGGTGATAGTGATACCAACTTGGCTTTTGCGATCGACCCAGCAACAGGAGCAATTACCGTCAACGATCCTGACGATATCGTCAATGGTACAGACCCAGAATTTACTCTCACCGTAGAAGTTGAAGACTCCTTCGGTGCAAGTACCACAGCTACAGTGAATGTCAATGTCAACGAAGTAGGTGACAATCCACCAGAGTTTAGTCTAGATACTTTTACTTTTGACATTGAAGACGGTAGCACTGCTGGTACTGAAGTTGGGACAGTAACAGCCACAGACTTAGATGACGATATTGTCAGTTACAGCATTACTGGTGGCAACGATGATGGTGATGATGGTGATGGGGAACTACCTTTCGCGATCGACCCAGCAACAGGAGCAATTACTGTTAACGATCCTGACGATATCGTCAATGGTACAGACCCAGAATTCACTCTAACAGTAGAAGTCACCGATGCCAACGGCAACACCGATACTGCCGAAGTTCAGGTTAACATTGGTGACGTTACTGGCACACTAATCGACGCAGTAGATGATGAAGCTACTACAGCTTTAGATACACCTGTTACCATTAGTATCCTCGACAACGATACCTTTGGCACTTTAGTGACGATTGAAGTTGACGACGATTCTGCTACCAACGGTACTGTAGAAATTAATGACAACGGCACTACAGCCGACTTCTCTGATGATTTTCTAGTCTTTACCCCTAATGCAGGTTTTGATGGGTTTGAAGACTTTAATTATACGATTACCGATGAAACTGGTAGCGATACAGCCACAGTTATCGTTGAAGTAGGTGGTGATGTCATCGCTACCATCGATGCTGTAGACGATCTTGCTGAAACTGAAGCAGCTACACCAGTTACCATCGATATCCTCGACAATGACATCTTTGATACTTTAGATAGTCTCGAAATTGAGTTTGATTCAGTTATTAACGGTACTGTCGAAGTCAATGATAATGGTACTACGGCAGACTTTACCGATGACTTTATCGTCTATACACCTGATGCTGGCTTTGATGGGGTAGAAGATTTTACTTATACCATTACATCAGGCGATGACAGCGACACAGCGACAGTTGAAATTACTGTTGGAGCAATTCTTAGCACTCTTGATGCTGTTGACGACGAAGCGATTACAGACACAAATACACCCGTTACCATTCCGATTCTCGATAACGATAATCTCGGTGATGGCTTAAGTCAGCAACTTACTATTGACGATACTACCTTACTCAACGGGACAGTAGAAATCAACGACAATGGCACTACGGCAGATTTCTCCGATGACTTCGTTGTCTATACACCCGATCCTGACTTTGAAGGTGTAGAAGACTTTAACTACACTATTACCGATGGGACTAACACCGATACGGCTGAAGTTACCGTCAGCATTGGCGTTGTCGATACTTCTATCGATGCTGTAGAGGACGAAGCGACAACAGAGGCGGCTACACCTGTTACGATTAATATCCTCGATAATGACATTTTCGATTCTGCCACTTTACAAGATATCCAGATTGATTTTGCTGAGGTTATTAACGGTACGGTAGAAATCAATGACAATGGAACTACAGCAGATTTCTCTGATGACTTTGTTGTCTATACACCTGATGCTGGTTTTACCGGGGTAGAAGATTTCTCCTACACGATTACAGACGATACGGGTACTGATTCGGCGGAAGTATCGATTACAGTTGGTGATGTCATTACTACTATTGACGCTGTAGACGACGAAGCCACCACAGAGGCAGCTACTCCTGTTACGATTAATATCCTCGATAATGACATTTTCGGTACTTTAGATAGTCTCGAAATTGACTTTGCTGAAGTTATTAACGGTACGGTAGAAATCAATGACAACGGGACTACAGCAGATTTCTCTGATGACTTTATTGTCTACACACCAGATGCAGGTTTTACTGGGGTAGAAGATTTCACTTACACAATCACAGACGATACGGGTACTGATTCGGCGGAAGTATCGATTACGGTTGGTGATGTCATTACTACTATTGATGCTGTAGACGACGAAGCGACAACCGAAGCCGCAACTCCTGTTACAGTCAGCATCCTTGACAATGACACTTTCGGCACTTTAGAGAATCTTGAAATTGACTTTGCTGAAGTTATTGGTGGTACGGTAGAAATCAATGATGGCGGTACGACTGCCGATTTCAGTGATGACTTTATTGTCTACACACCTGATGCTGGTTTTACTGGGGTAGAAGATTTCTCCTACACCATTACTGACGATACGGGTACTGATTCTGCTCAAGTGTCAATTACTGTTGGTGATGTCATCGCTACCATCGATGCTGTAGACGATCTTGCTGAAACTGAGCTAGCTACACCTGTCACAATCAACATTCTCGATAATGACACTTTCGACGCTGCTACCTTAGAAAGCATCGAAATTGATTTCTCTGATATCTTTAACGGTACAGTGGAAATTAATGACAATGGCACTACGGCAGATTTCTCGGACGACTTTATTGTCTTTACCCCGGATGAAGGATTTAGTGGAACTGAAGATTTTGACTATACCATCACTGATGGTACAGGTAGCGATACAGCGAAAGTAATAATCACAGTTGATGAAGACGTGGTGATTACTACTATTGATGCTGTTGACGATCTTGCTGAAACTGATGCGGCTACACCGATCACCATCAACATTCTGGATAATGATACTTTCGACGCTGATACGATTGAAGCGATCGAAGTTGACTTTGCTGATGTCTTCAACGGTACGGTAGAAATTAATGACAATGGCACTACAGCCGATTTCAGCGACGATTTCATTGTCTATACTCCAGATGCCGACTTTGATGGTATTGAGGATTTTGAGTACACGATTACCGATGCTACAGGTAGCGATACTGCAACGGTTGTAGTTGGAGTTAACGAAGTTGTTGTCGGAGCTACACTCGATGCGGTAGATGATACGGCAAGTGCTGAAGCGGCTACACCTGTCACCATTGACATTCTCGATAATGATGTTTTCGATACTATTGATAGTCTCGAAATTGACTTTAACGATTTACTCAACGGTACGGTAGAAGTTCTCGACAACGGTACACCAACTGACTTGACTGATGATGTCATTGTCTACACTCCGAATGACACTTTCCGGGGAGTGGAACGATTTGACTACACGATTACCTCTGGTGATGAATCAGATAGTGCTTCAGTGACAGTTACCGTTACTGAAACTGACGATCCTAATCAGCCACCTGTAGCTGGGGATGATACGGCAACAACCGATCTGGGTATCCCAGTTAATATCAATGTTCTCGCTAATGATAGCGATCCTGACGGAGATCCGCTTTCACTAAGTATCATTAACGCTCCTGATAACGGTACAGCTACGGTTAATAACAACGGTACGCCTACCGATCTGACTGACGATTTCATTACTTACACCCCAACTGGTGACTTTGTTGGTGAAGATACCTTTGTTTACCAGGTTGATGATGGTAATGGTGGTACTGATACGGCAACAGTAACAGTCACGGTGGCAGATGATGGCGGCGATGTGGTGCTGATGCCGCCAACGAATAATGTTTTCCCCATTGGTGGTAATCCAAATCAGGACGCTACCTTGAAGTTCACGTTAACTGGTGTAGATGCAGCGTTAGTTAACCAAATCGGCGTGTTTGAAGTTGATGATGATGCTGGTGCGATCGGTACTCTCGAACCGGGAGATTCGGGTTATATCACCGCAGCACTGAATTCGGGACAGGTAATCTTCTCGGCGCTTTCTTCCGAGTCACCAGATTTCTTCGATACTCAGTTCCTGGGCGACGATGCGATGCGGATTTTGTCTGGCTTCCAGGGTAGCGATCGCCTCGGTTTCTATCTCATTCAAGGTAGCACTTCTGAAGCGGTACTCTCTGGCGATACTCCTCAAAGCAATGTACTGTTGGGCTTTGCTTCTAATGGTGGAGATGAAGTGCTGAGTGTAGATGAAATCTCTGATGGTTTATTCCAGCTATCATTTGAGGATACCCCTGATGTAAGTGGCGATGATGCACCTTTTGGTGACTTGGTTGTTACTGCTCAAGTAACCAATGAAGATCCTGTGATTGGTGCTGGGCTGCAAGGAGAAGTTGAATTAATCGACTTGCGTGAGTTCCAAGGTGAGCAATTACAAACTCAGATTATTGCTACTGGAGAAGCTCAGTTGGATAATCGTGGCGGTTTGTATATCGTTCAAGATACTGATGGCACTGTCTTCGATCCTGTAACTGGTCAATTTGTGACTCCGGGTCAAGCAAATTACGCTGAGGCTGCTTTGCGTAATAGTGTTATTGAATTCAACCGCGTCGATCCTGATGTGTTTAACATTGCAGGTGGATTCCTCTATGCACCTTATATGCAGATTGGTGGCGATTCCGATCAAACTTTGTTTGCTTTCAATGAAGCTAATCCACAAGGTTTTGATGCTAGTCGCTTGCTCGCTGATAATACCTTTGGCTTTGAAGATGTCGTTAGTGCTACAGAGTTGAGCGACTATGACGATTTTGCCTTCCAGGTTAATTTCGCGGCTGATGTCTAA